A region of Solanum dulcamara chromosome 7, daSolDulc1.2, whole genome shotgun sequence DNA encodes the following proteins:
- the LOC129895863 gene encoding transcription factor ICE1-like, producing MLSGVNGMGWMDGKEDEGTGSWVNQNNMNNENHQHNNGGMENRNDMEMGGLNNFKSMLDGEDVDWYMGGASNNHHNNNNNNNGGGGNMQSHISFPANFTEADNNLLLQPVDSSSSCSPGSGNVFNNLDPSQVHFFMPTKSTIPPLLSGLSNNPLENSFDLGCDNSLGVFNRGGNGIMNTGFHHLNAQNQLGPNNLSSFPQFTCPNLLQMPQAAGGFGSFGFGDNNSANGNSLFLNRSKLLKPLDNFASIGAQPTLFQKRAAKNLANNGENLAGLGTEIGQSSSTLEGYDKNKEWNDRKRKYTISEEIDDVSIDGTLNYDSDDFIDNSNKTEDGVKNGENSSNAASTVTGADQKGKRKGLPAKNLMAERRRRKKLNDRLYMLRSVVPKISKMDRASILGDAIEYLKELLQNINELHNELESTPPNSSLSPATSFYPLTPTGPALPSRIKEELIPSTFASPLSSPTGQPARVEVKAREGRAVNIHMICSRKPGVLLSTMRALDNLGLDIQQAVISCFNGFVLDIFRAEQSNEGQDIHPDQIKAVLLDSAGFHGGMI from the exons atgttatctGGGGTGAATGGTATGGGTTGGATGGATGGTAAGGAGGATGAAGGAACAGGTTCTTGGGTTAATCAGAATAACATGAACAATGAAAATCATCAACATAATAATGGTGGGATGGAGAACAGAAATGATATGGAGATGGGTGGACTTAATAATTTCAAATCCATGCTTGATGGTGAAGATGTAGACTGGTACATGGGCGGTGCTAGTAATAATcatcataacaacaacaacaacaacaatggtGGTGGTGGTAACATGCAGAGCCATATTTCTTTCCCTGCGAATTTCACTGAAGCTGACAACAATTTGCTTCTGCAGCCTGTGGATTCTTCATCTTCTTGTTCGCCTGGTTCTGGTAATGTTTTCAACAACCTTGACCCTTCTCAGGTACACTTCTTCATGCCCACTAAATCCACCATTCCTCCTTTGCTCAGTGGGTTATCCAACAACCCATTAGAGAACAGTTTCGATTTGGGCTGTGACAATTCGTTGGGGGTCTTTAATCGAGGTGGGAACGGCATAATGAATACTGGGTTTCATCATTTGAACGCACAAAATCAATTGGGGCCGAACAATCTGAGTTCGTTTCCTCAATTTACTTGTCCCAATCTGCTCCAGATGCCTCAGGCAGCTGGTGGGTTTGGTTCATTTGGGTTTGGGGACAACAATTCTGCAAACGGAAACTCTTTGTTTCTCAATAGGTCTAAGTTACTTAAGCCTCTAGATAACTTTGCTTCGATTGGAGCACAACCAACTCTTTTCCAGAAGAGGGCTGCTAAAAACTTGGCCAACAATGGTGAAAATTTGGCGGGGTTAGGTACTGAAATAGGGCAGTCTTCCAGCACTCTGGAAGGTTATGATAAGAATAAGGAATGGAACGATAGAAAAAGAAAGTACACCATCAGTGAGGAGATTGATGATGTTAGCATCGATGGAACTTTAAATTATGATTCGGATGATTTTATCGATAACTCTAATAAAACTGAAGATGGTGTTAAGAATGGAGAAAACAGCTCAAATGCAGCTAGCACTGTCACTGGTGCTGATCAAAAAGGGAAGAGGAAAGGGCTACCCGCCAAGAATCTGATGGCCGAACGCCGTCGCAGGAAGAAACTCAATGACAGGCTTTACATGCTGAGATCTGTTGTCCCAAAGATTAGTAAG ATGGACAGGGCCTCAATCTTAGGAGACGCAATTGAGTACTTAAAGGAGCTTCTGCAGAATATCAATGAGCTGCATAATGAGTTGGAGTCCACACCACCCAACTCTTCTTTGAGTCCGGCTACAAGTTTCTATCCTCTGACACCGACTGGACCAGCTCTGCCTAGTCGTATAAAGGAAGAGCTTATTCCGAGTACTTTTGCGAGCCCCCTGTCCAGCCCTACTGGACAACCTGCTAGG GTTGAAGTGAAGGCCAGGGAAGGAAGAGCGGTGAACATTCATATGATCTGCAGCCGCAAACCAGGGGTTTTACTCTCAACAATGAGGGCTTTGGACAATCTTGGACTGGACATTCAACAGGCTGTTATCAGCTGCTTCAATGGGTTTGTGTTGGATATCTTCCGAGCTGAG CAATCGAATGAAGGTCAAGACATCCATCCAGATCAGATCAAAGCAGTGTTGCTGGACTCTGCTGGCTTCCATGGGGGGATGATATAA
- the LOC129895862 gene encoding auxin response factor 2A → MATSEVSIKGYSEPNDGSRPVSQTVRSTSGTGKVDADMALYTELWRSCAGPLVTVPLEGELVYYFPQGHIEQVEASTNQVADQQMPLYNLPSKILCRVVNVLLKAEPDTDEVYAQVTLMPEPNQDEDTVKKEPMRPPPPRFHVHSFCKTLTASDTSTHGGFSVLRRHADECLPQLDMSRQPPTQELVAKDLHGNEWRFRHIFRGQPRRHLLQSGWSVFVSSKRLVAGDAFIFLRGENGELRVGVRRAMRQQGNAPSSVISSHSMHLGVLATAWHAIQTKTMFTVYYKPRTSPAEFIVPYDHYTESVKNNYSIGMRFKMRFEGEESPEQRFTGTIVGIEDADPQRWLESKWRCLKVRWDENSSIPRPDRVSPWKIEPALSPPALNAPPVARPKRPRSSILPSSPDSSVLTREGSSRVTADHSQASGFSRVLQGQELSTFRGGFAESNETNLSEKPMIWKPSVNDERIDIHPASKRYLSDKWLPLARPESSLTDLLSGFGVPNNSSHGFCLPSADQAAFGASLVKQQAQDQEKDFSLLGKPWSLLSSSLSLNLMDSGSKAPGLGGDAPYQMRGDARYSGFGEFSVLPGHRVANQQGSWIMPQPVSPYMQLSSHSREMMHKPTVVKQPEAVKPKERNCKLFGIPLTSNICTDPVMMRKGSLIDPASEMNIGIHPHQSPATDSDQRSEQSKGSKVDDGIAAIDHDKQFHTFHLAARDRDGKSHSSSTRSCTKVHKQGTALGRSVDLAKFNNYDELIAELDQLFDFNGELKARSKSWLVVYTDDEGDMMLVGDDPWQEFCGMVRKIFIYTKVEVQRMNPGTLNSKGEDTSSVAEGSEAKVVKNLQLPSESGQEES, encoded by the exons ATGGCTACTTCGGAGGTATCGATTAAAGGTTACAGCGAGCCAAATGATGGCTCTAGGCCGGTTTCACAGACTGTAAGGAGTACTTCCGGTACCGGAAAAG ttgATGCTGATATGGCGTTGTACACGGAGCTTTGGCGTTCATGTGCCGGTCCACTTGTGACGGTACCTCTCGAGGGTGAGCTGGTGTACTATTTCCCTCAAGGTCATATCGAGCAG GTTGAAGCATCAACAAATCAAGTGGCTGACCAGCAGATGCCTTTGTATAATCTTCCTTCTAAGATCCTATGCCGTGTGGTGAATGTCCTGTTAAAG GCTGAACCAGATACTGATGAGGTGTATGCACAAGTGACTTTGATGCCGGAGCCAAAT CAAGATGAGGATACAGTGAAGAAGGAACCTATGCGCCCTCCTCCGCCACGATTTCATGTACACTCTTTTTGTAAGACACTAACAGCCTCTGATACAAGCACTCATGGTGGATTTTCCGTCTTGAGACGGCATGCTGATGAATGCCTCCCCCAACTG GATATGTCTCGGCAGCCTCCGACACAGGAATTGGTGGCAAAAGATTTACATGGAAATGAGTGGCGATTCAGGCATATATTCCGGG GCCAACCTAGGAGGCATCTTCTTCAGAGTGGTTGGAGTGTCTTCGTTAGTTCAAAGAGGCTTGTTGCTGGGGATGCATTCATATTTCTTAG AGGTGAGAATGGGGAGCTTCGTGTTGGAGTTAGACGTGCCATGAGACAGCAGGGGAATGCTCCATCATCGGTGATATCCAGTCATAGCATGCATCTTGGTGTACTTGCGACAGCTTGGCATGCCATTCAGACAAAAACGATGTTCACTGTGTATTACAAACCAAG GACAAGCCCTGCTGAGTTCATAGTTCCATATGACCACTATACGGAATCTGTGAAGAACAATTACTCTATTGGAATGAGGTTTAAGATGAGGTTCGAAGGTGAAGAATCTCCAGAGCAGAG GTTTACTGGAACTATAGTTGGCATTGAAGATGCTGATCCCCAAAGGTGGCTTGAATCTAAGTGGAGGTGTCTGAAG GTTCGGTGGGATGAAAATTCTAGCATTCCAAGGCCAGACCGAGTTTCACCCTGGAAAATAGAACCAGCTCTTAGCCCTCCTGCACTTAATGCACCTCCAGTCGCAAGGCCAAAAAGGCCTAGATCCAGTATTTTGCCCTCATCTCCTGATTCATCTGTCCTTACTAGGGAAG GTTCATCCAGAGTAACAGCAGACCATTCCCAAGCCAGTGGATTTTCGAGGGTCTTGCAAGGTCAAGAGTTATCGACCTTTAGAGGCGGTTTTGCAGAAAGTAATGAGACAAACTTGTCTGAGAAACCAATGATATGGAAACCATCAGTGAATGATGAAAGGATTGATATTCATCCTGCATCAAAGAGATATCTTTCAGATAAATGGCTACCTTTAGCGAGGCCTGAGTCATCTCTCACAGATTTATTATCAGGTTTTGGAGTGCCAAATAACTCCTCCCATGGGTTCTGTTTACCCTCTGCCGACCAAGCAGCATTTGGTGCTAGCTTGGTGAAGCAACAAGCACAAGACCAGGAAAAGGATTTTAGCTTATTGGGAAAGCCATGGTCTCTATTGTCTTCCAGTCTCTCTCTTAATCTGATGGATTCAGGCTCAAAAGCTCCTGGCCTAGGAGGTGATGCTCCCTATCAAATGCGGGGAGATGCTAGGTATAGTggttttggtgagttttcagTCCTCCCTGGTCATAGGGTTGCGAATCAGCAGGGAAGTTGGATTATGCCTCAACCAGTGTCGCCTTACATGCAGCTCTCCTCTCATTCAAGAGAAATGATGCATAAACCCACTGTAGTAAAGCAGCCCGAGGCTGTGAAACCCAAAGAGCGCAACTGCAAATTATTTGGCATTCCCCTGACAAGTAACATTTGCACAGATCCTGTTATGATGCGGAAAGGTTCGTTGATTGATCCAGCAAGTGAAATGAATATTGGTATACACCCTCATCAATCCCCTGCTACTGATTCTGATCAAAGGTCTGAGCAATCAAAGGGATCAAAGGTGGATGATGGAATTGCAGCTATTGATCATGACAAACAATTTCATACTTTTCATCTTGCTGCTAGAGATAGGGATGGCAAAAGTCATAGTAGTTCTACAAGGAGCTGCACAAAG GTTCATAAACAGGGTACAGCACTCGGAAGGTCCGTGGATCTTGCGAAGTTCaacaattatgatgaattgatTGCTGAACTGGATCAGCTTTTTGATTTTAATGGTGAACTCAAGGCTCGGAGTAAGAGTTGGTTGGTTGTATACACTGATGATGAGGGTGACATGATGCTTGTTGGAGATGATCCATGGCA GGAATTTTGTGGTATGGTTCGCAAGATTTTCATCTATACAAAAGTGGAGGTGCAGCGTATGAATCCAGGGACTCTTAATTCAAAAGGCGAAGACACTTCTTCCGTCGCAGAGGGCTCAGAAGCTAAAGTAGTGAAGAATCTGCAACTTCCTTCTGAATCTGGTCAAGAAGAATCTTAG